The Candidatus Manganitrophus noduliformans genome window below encodes:
- a CDS encoding tetratricopeptide repeat protein, giving the protein MIKKHYNTIFTSVLLLFFAGCFSKPTPIDNENHLFKSNEAGILIAFPPQWHLSAPENTLFVGKLKPNGTEIARLTGIFLPDIPSLENYRKIEAALPLPQRLQKFIRNELSHFQEISSREIERKGETWRELVWMGQREGLPKIFHSYTVSVGLNLVQLHFELPAPFYENQQQMIDDILDGVTPLPRQTPSDDEYARAYRGVGDLYRVKELWRDAIESYREALSKKPRDPNLHVLLGESYLKNGETDPALESFQAAIRLTSQSARAYEGLADVYFKKGATNEGISAIKRALVLSPGHIGLYVKLGEAYLKQGRTQESINTFHKLLRRKADSADGHLGLGKAYLAVDLYEQAVLELEQTLKLNPQLNEPHCLLAEAFTHLESTADAEREKNRCKQPDAPAAS; this is encoded by the coding sequence GTGATAAAAAAGCATTACAATACGATCTTCACCTCGGTCCTCCTCCTTTTTTTCGCCGGATGTTTTTCCAAGCCAACACCGATCGATAACGAAAACCATCTTTTCAAATCGAACGAAGCCGGAATTTTAATCGCCTTCCCCCCGCAATGGCATCTCTCCGCCCCGGAAAATACGCTGTTCGTCGGAAAGTTAAAACCGAACGGAACGGAGATCGCCCGCTTGACCGGGATTTTCTTGCCGGACATTCCTTCACTGGAAAACTACCGAAAAATCGAGGCGGCGCTCCCGCTTCCCCAGCGGCTTCAAAAGTTTATCCGGAATGAGCTCTCCCACTTTCAGGAAATCTCCTCCCGAGAGATCGAAAGAAAAGGAGAAACCTGGAGAGAATTGGTCTGGATGGGCCAAAGAGAGGGTCTCCCCAAAATTTTTCATTCGTACACTGTTTCGGTTGGACTGAATTTGGTCCAACTTCACTTTGAGCTTCCGGCCCCTTTTTATGAAAACCAGCAGCAAATGATCGATGACATCCTCGACGGCGTGACCCCCCTCCCAAGGCAAACGCCGTCCGATGATGAATATGCGCGGGCCTATCGCGGGGTGGGAGATTTGTACAGGGTGAAAGAATTATGGAGAGATGCGATTGAATCGTATCGGGAGGCCCTTTCCAAAAAGCCCCGTGACCCGAATCTTCATGTCCTTCTCGGAGAGAGCTATTTAAAGAATGGAGAAACCGACCCCGCCCTCGAATCGTTTCAAGCGGCGATCCGATTGACCTCTCAGAGCGCGCGGGCCTATGAGGGGTTGGCCGACGTTTACTTTAAAAAGGGGGCGACAAATGAAGGGATCTCCGCCATCAAACGGGCGTTGGTCCTTTCCCCCGGTCATATCGGGCTATACGTAAAGCTGGGAGAAGCCTACTTGAAGCAGGGCCGGACGCAAGAATCGATTAACACATTCCATAAGCTTCTCCGCAGGAAGGCCGACTCGGCGGACGGCCATCTGGGATTGGGCAAAGCCTATCTTGCGGTCGATCTCTATGAACAGGCGGTTCTTGAGCTGGAGCAAACGCTCAAGCTCAATCCTCAATTAAACGAGCCCCATTGTCTTCTCGCAGAGGCGTTCACCCACCTCGAATCGACGGCCGATGCCGAGCGGGAGAAAAACCGCTGCAAGCAGCCGGATGCGCCGGCCGCCTCTTAG
- a CDS encoding TraR/DksA family transcriptional regulator — protein sequence MKTKKKERVTNPYEEIKKDLEKQKEALLADAGVILGSGLNQGNETLTDLGDQASAEADQNFILRLREREQKLLKKIDEAIDRINEGTFGVCESCGGQISVKRLKARPVTTLCIDCKTKQEAEEKIRQ from the coding sequence ATGAAAACGAAGAAAAAAGAACGGGTGACAAATCCCTATGAGGAGATCAAGAAGGATCTCGAGAAGCAAAAGGAAGCGTTGCTGGCCGATGCCGGCGTGATTCTCGGAAGCGGTCTGAATCAGGGGAATGAAACGTTGACCGATCTGGGCGATCAAGCCTCCGCGGAAGCGGATCAAAACTTTATCCTCCGGCTTCGTGAGCGCGAGCAGAAGCTCTTAAAGAAGATCGACGAGGCGATCGATCGGATCAACGAAGGAACGTTCGGCGTCTGCGAATCGTGCGGCGGCCAGATCTCGGTAAAACGGCTGAAAGCGCGCCCCGTCACAACCCTTTGCATCGATTGTAAAACCAAACAAGAGGCGGAAGAAAAAATCAGGCAGTAG
- a CDS encoding response regulator gives MPRRVLLIDDNLAVQKLVELTLRKEGYDVTSIDNGLSALDLAFKNQPDLILADYNLEGMNIFNFVQKIRQRGSLVETPIILLINSTESYDPAQLQSAGIQAFLKKPIDSRELIQEAKRQTGTAEAVMVDLNASGKKEGSTLSEHFSNPGGDAVKIEELLGWSSPGSLPEEPEGIVPAGQTFIESAPPASDEPKASSEEMGEETQFFTDPVVPQPAAAPTESAKAFDEPSLEETRYFQEPPPPASTEEPSLEEPSILESSLPQIDVPSLEESLQTNNEEVEMHVPLVPPMADPSSSSEEISRTAAASSAAPIDPAEVNELIRKNVLEIVEKVVWEVLPGMLQAALPKAELKEIIEKVAWEVLPSLAEVEIKKEIKRLQEEEK, from the coding sequence ATGCCCCGAAGAGTGCTCCTCATCGATGATAATCTGGCCGTCCAAAAGCTGGTCGAGCTGACCCTCCGAAAAGAGGGTTACGATGTCACCTCCATCGACAACGGCCTCTCCGCCCTCGATCTTGCATTTAAAAATCAGCCCGATTTGATCCTCGCCGACTATAATCTCGAGGGGATGAACATATTTAATTTCGTTCAAAAGATACGGCAGCGCGGAAGCCTCGTCGAAACCCCGATCATCCTTTTGATCAACTCCACTGAAAGTTACGATCCCGCGCAGCTTCAATCCGCGGGAATTCAGGCCTTCTTGAAAAAACCGATCGATTCGAGAGAGCTGATTCAGGAGGCCAAACGGCAGACCGGAACCGCCGAGGCGGTCATGGTCGATCTCAACGCTTCCGGAAAAAAGGAAGGATCGACTCTTTCGGAACATTTCTCAAATCCGGGAGGTGACGCCGTTAAGATCGAAGAGCTGCTCGGCTGGTCGAGCCCGGGAAGCCTGCCGGAGGAGCCGGAAGGGATCGTTCCGGCGGGACAGACCTTTATAGAGTCCGCTCCTCCCGCGTCAGACGAACCGAAGGCCTCCTCCGAAGAGATGGGAGAAGAAACACAGTTTTTCACCGATCCGGTCGTTCCTCAGCCGGCTGCGGCGCCGACGGAATCGGCCAAGGCTTTCGATGAGCCGTCTCTGGAAGAAACCCGCTATTTTCAAGAGCCCCCTCCCCCCGCATCGACAGAGGAACCCTCTCTAGAAGAGCCGTCTATCTTGGAGAGCTCCCTTCCGCAGATCGATGTCCCCTCCCTGGAAGAATCGCTTCAAACGAACAATGAGGAGGTGGAGATGCATGTACCGCTGGTTCCGCCGATGGCCGATCCCTCCTCTTCTTCGGAGGAAATCTCTCGGACGGCCGCCGCGTCTTCCGCCGCTCCGATCGATCCGGCAGAGGTGAACGAACTGATTCGGAAGAACGTCCTGGAGATTGTCGAGAAGGTCGTCTGGGAAGTGCTTCCAGGCATGCTCCAGGCCGCCCTGCCGAAGGCGGAATTAAAAGAAATTATCGAGAAGGTCGCCTGGGAAGTCCTTCCTTCCCTTGCAGAAGTCGAGATTAAAAAAGAGATCAAGCGCCTTCAGGAAGAGGAGAAGTAA
- a CDS encoding MBL fold metallo-hydrolase, with product MIIELRVCLLGSGSGGNTAYIGHPDNGKKEGEGVLIDAGLPAGQIVSRLRAIQVDIRQIKAVLITHEHHDHLHGAGPLALKYNIPIYANEETRRAAKSLRKLPMSIHLFETGSSFSVGPFQIHPFPISHDAADPVGYTVQTDRHKVGMVTDLGCLTPSLDAMKECDLLILESNYDPHLLLNGPYPLHIKKRVAGDRGHLSNEDSSTLLRSLLHPKLRTLFLAHLSWKNNLPHLAYQAAESVLKETGDAVQLHLGWQDFISPVATLA from the coding sequence ATGATCATCGAGCTACGGGTCTGTCTGCTGGGGAGCGGAAGCGGGGGAAACACCGCCTACATCGGCCACCCCGACAACGGGAAGAAAGAGGGAGAAGGCGTCTTGATCGATGCCGGTCTTCCCGCAGGGCAGATCGTCTCCCGCCTTCGCGCCATTCAGGTCGATATCCGCCAGATCAAGGCGGTCCTCATTACCCATGAACATCACGATCATCTTCACGGGGCCGGTCCTCTCGCCTTGAAGTACAATATCCCGATCTACGCCAATGAAGAAACCCGCCGGGCCGCCAAGAGCCTCAGAAAACTCCCGATGTCGATTCATCTGTTTGAAACCGGGTCTTCCTTCTCGGTCGGTCCTTTCCAGATCCATCCCTTTCCGATTTCTCACGATGCCGCCGATCCGGTCGGTTATACGGTCCAGACCGACCGGCATAAAGTCGGCATGGTCACCGACCTCGGTTGTTTGACCCCCTCTTTGGATGCGATGAAAGAATGTGATCTCCTCATCCTTGAATCGAATTATGATCCCCACTTGTTGCTCAACGGGCCCTACCCGCTTCACATCAAGAAGCGGGTCGCCGGCGACCGGGGTCATCTCTCGAACGAGGATTCCAGCACGCTGCTCCGATCGCTTCTCCACCCCAAATTAAGAACCCTCTTTCTGGCCCATTTGAGCTGGAAGAACAATCTTCCTCATCTCGCCTACCAGGCTGCGGAATCGGTGTTGAAAGAAACCGGCGACGCGGTTCAACTTCACCTCGGCTGGCAGGACTTCATCAGCCCGGTGGCCACCCTGGCGTAA
- a CDS encoding cytochrome c has translation MKRILFVSLLAAFLWVGCSESKSFPSGPAPKAPAELAKGEALFNSHCARCHGEGAKGTNRGPTFLSKIYEPSHHGDAAFQLAPQRGVRAHHWNFGDMPKIEAVQPEEVNEIIGYIRWLQKEAGIF, from the coding sequence ATGAAGAGAATCCTCTTTGTGTCGCTGCTGGCGGCTTTCCTCTGGGTCGGCTGCAGCGAGTCGAAATCGTTCCCATCGGGTCCGGCGCCGAAAGCGCCGGCCGAGCTCGCCAAGGGAGAGGCGCTATTCAATAGCCACTGCGCGCGATGCCACGGGGAAGGGGCCAAGGGAACCAACCGGGGACCGACTTTCCTTTCGAAAATCTATGAGCCGAGTCATCACGGCGACGCTGCGTTTCAACTCGCGCCCCAAAGAGGGGTCCGCGCCCATCACTGGAATTTCGGAGATATGCCGAAAATCGAAGCGGTTCAGCCGGAGGAGGTCAACGAGATTATCGGCTATATCCGGTGGCTTCAGAAAGAAGCGGGAATATTCTGA
- a CDS encoding TIGR02757 family protein, producing the protein MTSKQKERLAPLIKSFFQSHPHAERIKADPVELPHRYTDPREIELVGWLAAALAYGRVDLFKAAVEKILALMEGRPYSYLARFDPVRERPRFKGIYYRLNSTDDLFCFIYMMSRVVQRFGSVGALFRSLYREEEEDLGPTLSRFIGIVSSIDSRPVYGKKGIPDGLRQLLSSPAQGSACKRMNLYLRWMVRPSDGIDFGLWREVPPGKLIIPLDTHIVRISRYLGLTRRKSPDWKMAKEITQSLKAFDPLDPLKYDFGLCHLGISGACPIERDREKCRACSLLDGCRRGRRAVGAIQGLPLPSITIS; encoded by the coding sequence ATGACGTCCAAGCAAAAAGAGCGACTGGCGCCCCTGATTAAATCGTTTTTCCAAAGTCATCCTCATGCCGAGCGGATCAAAGCCGATCCGGTGGAGCTTCCGCACCGCTATACCGACCCGAGGGAGATCGAGCTGGTCGGCTGGCTGGCCGCGGCGCTCGCGTATGGCCGGGTTGATCTCTTCAAGGCGGCGGTGGAGAAGATTTTGGCCTTGATGGAGGGACGGCCGTATTCTTATCTGGCCCGGTTCGATCCGGTTCGCGAGCGTCCCCGTTTCAAGGGAATTTATTACCGGCTCAACTCAACCGATGATCTCTTCTGCTTCATTTACATGATGAGCCGGGTCGTCCAGCGGTTTGGGTCGGTCGGGGCGCTTTTCCGGTCGCTCTACCGGGAAGAGGAAGAAGACCTCGGTCCCACCCTCTCTCGGTTTATCGGGATTGTCTCTTCGATCGATTCCCGACCGGTCTACGGCAAAAAAGGGATTCCCGACGGCCTCCGCCAACTCCTCTCTTCCCCCGCCCAGGGGAGCGCTTGCAAGCGGATGAATCTTTATCTGCGATGGATGGTTCGTCCGAGCGATGGGATCGATTTCGGCCTCTGGAGGGAGGTCCCGCCGGGCAAGCTGATCATCCCGCTCGACACCCATATCGTCCGCATTTCCCGCTACCTGGGTCTGACACGGCGAAAGAGCCCCGACTGGAAGATGGCGAAGGAGATTACGCAAAGTCTAAAGGCGTTCGATCCACTCGATCCGCTCAAATACGATTTCGGTCTCTGTCATCTGGGGATTTCAGGGGCCTGTCCGATCGAACGGGATCGGGAAAAGTGCCGCGCCTGTTCCCTTTTGGACGGTTGTCGTCGGGGCCGACGGGCTGTAGGGGCCATTCAGGGATTACCCCTGCCTTCAATCACGATCTCGTAG
- a CDS encoding FmdB family zinc ribbon protein, producing the protein MPIYEYACLECKEQFTLLQSLSAKAEETLCPHCGKRKSRRLFSTFASKANTETSSSPPSTGHSHSGGCGCG; encoded by the coding sequence GTGCCGATTTACGAATATGCCTGCTTAGAATGTAAAGAACAGTTTACCCTGTTGCAGTCCCTTTCTGCCAAAGCGGAAGAGACCCTTTGCCCCCATTGCGGCAAGCGGAAGAGCCGTCGGCTCTTTTCGACCTTCGCCTCCAAAGCCAATACCGAAACTTCCTCCTCGCCTCCCTCCACCGGTCATTCCCATTCCGGCGGCTGCGGCTGTGGATAA
- the ccmA gene encoding heme ABC exporter ATP-binding protein CcmA, with protein sequence MAAIQGIELSKSFQYFQVLNRVSFEVKEGECYALFGPNGAGKTTLLRILATLHRPTSGRFEICGHDGLREKMKVREALFLISHGSYLYDDLSVLENIRFAIGLRGAEPTGPEIKRALDRVGIGAFGSLKSRHLSAGMKKRLSIAKAMLARPSVLLLDEAYASLDERGVDMMNAYIREVTREGTTVLITAHDRAKTAEVAHRAGVLNRGELRELAVNELLTAHALF encoded by the coding sequence ATGGCAGCCATCCAAGGAATAGAGCTGAGTAAGTCTTTCCAGTATTTCCAGGTTCTGAATCGGGTTTCATTTGAGGTGAAGGAGGGCGAGTGTTACGCCCTGTTTGGACCGAACGGCGCGGGAAAAACGACCCTCCTGAGAATTCTGGCGACACTCCATCGTCCGACGAGCGGGCGATTCGAGATCTGCGGACACGACGGGCTCCGGGAGAAAATGAAGGTCCGGGAGGCCCTTTTTTTAATCAGCCACGGATCCTACCTTTACGATGATCTCAGCGTCTTAGAGAATATCCGGTTTGCGATCGGCCTTCGCGGGGCGGAGCCGACCGGTCCTGAGATCAAACGGGCTCTCGACCGTGTCGGGATCGGCGCATTCGGCTCCCTCAAAAGCCGGCATCTTTCCGCGGGAATGAAAAAACGCCTCTCCATTGCCAAGGCGATGCTCGCCCGGCCCAGCGTCCTCCTTTTAGATGAAGCGTATGCCTCGCTCGACGAGCGGGGGGTCGATATGATGAATGCCTATATTCGAGAGGTTACCCGGGAGGGGACGACCGTCCTCATCACCGCGCATGATCGGGCCAAAACAGCGGAAGTGGCCCATCGCGCCGGCGTCTTGAACCGAGGGGAGCTGCGCGAACTGGCAGTAAATGAATTGTTGACGGCCCATGCACTTTTTTAA
- a CDS encoding heme exporter protein CcmB, with translation MHFFNVIKWIAWKDLLSELRNRENISSMFFFALIVILIFSFSFSLDPKSTHELMPGIIWIAFGFTGIIGLGKSFLAEVHNDCMEYFQIVPAPKGAIYLGKFSGNVLFMLIVEIILFPLFILFFNLDVLEKIPMILLIFVAATIGLSALGTLFSALTVQIRAREVMFPILLLPMAVPIFIGAVEATRGVFSGDPLSMYVDWIKLLVVFDGIFMVVSFWVFEFILDY, from the coding sequence ATGCACTTTTTTAATGTCATAAAGTGGATCGCCTGGAAAGATCTCTTAAGCGAGCTGCGCAATCGCGAGAACATCTCTTCGATGTTCTTTTTCGCCCTGATCGTCATCCTGATCTTCAGTTTCAGCTTTTCGCTCGATCCGAAGTCCACCCATGAGCTGATGCCGGGGATCATCTGGATCGCCTTCGGCTTCACCGGAATCATCGGCCTCGGAAAGTCATTCCTGGCGGAGGTCCACAATGACTGTATGGAATATTTCCAAATCGTTCCGGCGCCGAAGGGGGCGATTTATCTAGGTAAGTTTTCAGGGAACGTCCTCTTTATGTTGATTGTGGAAATTATCCTCTTCCCATTGTTTATTCTTTTCTTCAATCTGGACGTACTTGAAAAAATTCCGATGATTCTGCTAATATTCGTGGCGGCCACGATCGGTCTTTCCGCCTTAGGCACCCTCTTCTCCGCTTTGACCGTTCAGATCCGCGCGCGGGAGGTGATGTTTCCGATCCTCCTCCTGCCGATGGCGGTCCCGATCTTTATCGGCGCGGTCGAAGCGACCCGCGGCGTGTTCAGCGGCGATCCTCTCTCGATGTATGTCGATTGGATCAAGTTACTGGTCGTTTTCGACGGTATTTTTATGGTCGTTTCTTTTTGGGTTTTTGAATTCATCTTGGATTATTAG
- the ccmC gene encoding heme ABC transporter permease CcmC — translation MVISRLIARLQRYEGWFGVAAGLLIMVGLYMGLVTSSPDYYQGEVVRIMYIHVPAAQSAMFAYTVLFGGSIWYLWKRDPIVDNMSHAAAGIGVFFTLIALITGSIWAKPTWNTWWTWDPRLISFTIMLLILVGYLMLRTFLEDKEKEATYGAILAIVGFIDLPIIHFSVEWWRTLHQPLSISTRGVSIASDMLIPLLLMSIGFYLLFTYMLMVRTQMLYLERLLEAKRGRMLSKVHV, via the coding sequence ATGGTGATCAGTCGTCTTATCGCCAGGCTTCAACGGTATGAAGGGTGGTTCGGCGTTGCCGCCGGACTTCTCATCATGGTCGGCCTTTATATGGGGCTGGTGACCTCCTCCCCCGATTATTATCAGGGCGAGGTGGTCCGCATTATGTATATCCATGTCCCGGCCGCCCAGAGCGCCATGTTTGCTTATACGGTCCTCTTCGGCGGCAGCATTTGGTATCTCTGGAAGCGCGATCCGATTGTCGATAACATGTCTCATGCGGCCGCCGGCATCGGCGTTTTCTTTACCCTGATCGCCCTCATTACCGGCTCGATCTGGGCAAAGCCGACCTGGAATACCTGGTGGACCTGGGATCCCCGGCTGATCTCCTTCACGATCATGCTCTTAATCCTCGTCGGGTACCTGATGCTTCGAACCTTCTTGGAGGATAAAGAAAAAGAAGCAACTTACGGCGCCATCCTCGCCATTGTCGGCTTCATCGACCTTCCGATCATCCATTTTTCCGTCGAATGGTGGCGGACATTACACCAACCCCTCTCGATTTCGACGAGAGGGGTCAGCATCGCCTCCGATATGCTTATCCCGCTGCTTCTGATGTCGATCGGTTTTTATCTCCTCTTCACCTACATGCTGATGGTCCGGACGCAAATGCTCTATCTTGAGCGCCTGCTCGAAGCCAAACGAGGGCGGATGCTCAGTAAGGTTCATGTATGA
- a CDS encoding cytochrome c maturation protein CcmE, translating into MKRFYIRWGGVLIITAIIGVLGIQRYNRDVTSISPDRLLREQPAQAVRVLGMVEAASIVKEGEGGPVAFQLSGEGTKFSVRYIGEESENLRDLKTLVVEGKWNSTTQIFEADKISLVPNYGFITAAYLASLIPMGLFLFNMERRVAMLYIQIKEEKVYQPEEPLEVG; encoded by the coding sequence ATGAAGCGGTTTTACATCCGGTGGGGAGGGGTCCTGATCATCACGGCGATCATCGGGGTCCTTGGAATTCAGCGTTATAATCGAGATGTCACCTCCATCTCCCCGGATCGCCTTCTTCGTGAGCAGCCGGCCCAAGCGGTCCGTGTTTTAGGGATGGTGGAGGCGGCCAGCATTGTGAAGGAGGGAGAAGGGGGGCCGGTCGCCTTCCAACTCTCCGGAGAGGGGACCAAATTTTCGGTCCGGTACATCGGTGAAGAGTCGGAAAACCTGAGGGATTTAAAAACCCTGGTCGTCGAAGGAAAGTGGAATTCGACCACCCAAATTTTTGAAGCGGATAAAATTTCTCTGGTCCCGAATTACGGTTTTATTACGGCGGCCTATTTGGCGTCGTTGATTCCGATGGGTCTTTTTCTTTTTAATATGGAACGAAGGGTCGCAATGTTATATATTCAGATTAAAGAGGAAAAGGTCTATCAACCGGAGGAGCCCCTTGAAGTCGGGTAG
- a CDS encoding cytochrome c maturation protein CcmE yields the protein MKSGRKTAIIISALIVLAGVGYLGFGSFGKNLIYFVTPSEVVAFTPEHYGKKVRVAGMVVKDSLKVVPNTLRLTFDLSDGAQTIPVAFEGVPPDLFKEGQGAVVEGFWDADRTFHSHMIMAKHSEDYMPVEMKNAGAELPKKDFFKTLKVE from the coding sequence TTGAAGTCGGGTAGAAAAACAGCCATCATTATCAGCGCCCTGATCGTTTTGGCCGGGGTCGGCTACTTGGGTTTTGGGAGTTTCGGAAAGAACCTGATCTATTTTGTCACCCCGTCGGAGGTGGTTGCCTTTACACCCGAACATTACGGAAAGAAGGTTCGGGTCGCCGGGATGGTGGTGAAGGATAGCCTCAAGGTGGTTCCGAATACCTTGCGGCTCACCTTTGACCTAAGCGACGGGGCCCAGACTATCCCGGTGGCCTTCGAAGGGGTGCCGCCCGATCTCTTTAAAGAAGGCCAGGGGGCGGTGGTGGAAGGTTTTTGGGATGCCGATCGGACGTTTCATTCCCATATGATCATGGCGAAGCACTCTGAAGATTATATGCCGGTCGAAATGAAGAATGCGGGGGCGGAGCTCCCGAAGAAGGATTTCTTTAAAACCCTCAAGGTCGAGTAG
- a CDS encoding heme lyase CcmF/NrfE family subunit, which yields MIIELGHFAVITALVLAVLGIVSPIVGLKRRDAVWVEVGRQAVTLNFVLISVGMLAMIYAYLTHDYSVKYVYATSNTKLSIFYKIAGLWGGHEGSLLLWAWVLALFCMMAVHIHWKTQPAVMPYLISIESVVLTGFLLLTLFLSNPFERIFPVPADGKDLNPLLQDPAMVLHPPFLYLGYVGLSIPFSFAMAALFSGRLGEEWIKATQKWTLAAWLFLTIGILMGGYWAYYELGWGGYWGWDPVENAAFMPWLVATAFLHSVMVQETRKMFKVWNLFLIILAFSLSLIGTFLVRSGILSSVHSFATDPGRGLFILGFVAFMLLLSFGTLILRSAKLKSQIEMDSVISREAVFLFNNLFFLVALITVFVGTLYPLLVEALQFKKVSVGPPYYNTVFMPVALGLVFLMGIGPYIPWRKASAQNLKDLFLMPSLVALGGLVFFLAVGIRHSYALAGLTVVCFVAVAIFRDFAKISSFWAKREQVGRLQGFLTAYKKNPRRLSGILTHIGVLVMIIGIIFSTIYQTEKILIMKPGDEVGLGSYRLKLIRLYGAQGVNWEAQEGLFNVYKGEALIAQLRPQKRFYTVSQTPTTETAIHQVLMGHVFVTIPEVSPDGTWARVRALHNPLVLWVWYGGGIMGIGVILNILRKTRLKVTAARPQAAAPEGAVSLPRQAREEVLQHRSNRWQSFLNAVRPGRKEV from the coding sequence ATGATCATTGAGCTCGGCCATTTCGCCGTCATTACCGCCCTGGTTCTCGCGGTCCTCGGAATTGTCTCCCCGATTGTCGGGTTGAAGCGGCGGGACGCCGTCTGGGTGGAGGTCGGCCGCCAGGCGGTCACGCTGAACTTCGTTCTGATCTCGGTCGGCATGCTGGCAATGATCTACGCCTACCTCACCCACGATTATTCGGTGAAGTATGTCTACGCCACCTCCAACACCAAGTTGTCGATCTTTTACAAAATCGCCGGCCTCTGGGGCGGCCACGAAGGCTCCCTCCTCCTTTGGGCATGGGTTCTCGCCCTCTTCTGCATGATGGCGGTTCACATTCACTGGAAAACACAGCCGGCGGTCATGCCTTATCTTATTTCAATTGAATCGGTCGTCTTAACCGGTTTCCTCCTTCTGACCCTCTTTCTCTCGAATCCTTTCGAGCGGATCTTCCCGGTCCCCGCCGACGGCAAAGATTTGAACCCCCTTCTGCAAGATCCGGCGATGGTGCTCCATCCCCCCTTCCTCTATCTCGGTTATGTCGGCCTCTCGATCCCCTTCTCCTTCGCGATGGCCGCCCTCTTCTCCGGGCGTTTGGGGGAGGAGTGGATCAAGGCGACGCAAAAATGGACTTTGGCGGCGTGGCTCTTCTTGACGATCGGGATTTTGATGGGAGGCTACTGGGCCTATTATGAGCTCGGCTGGGGAGGTTATTGGGGATGGGACCCGGTCGAAAATGCCGCCTTTATGCCGTGGCTTGTCGCCACCGCCTTCCTTCATTCGGTGATGGTTCAGGAGACGAGAAAGATGTTCAAGGTCTGGAACCTTTTTCTGATCATCCTCGCCTTCTCCCTCTCGCTGATCGGGACCTTCCTGGTCCGAAGCGGCATCCTCTCCTCGGTTCATTCGTTCGCCACCGACCCGGGCCGGGGTCTTTTTATCCTCGGTTTTGTCGCATTCATGCTCCTCCTTTCCTTCGGAACCCTCATTTTGCGTTCAGCCAAGCTGAAAAGCCAGATCGAGATGGATTCGGTCATCTCGCGGGAGGCGGTCTTCCTCTTCAATAATCTTTTCTTCCTGGTGGCGCTGATCACCGTCTTCGTCGGGACCCTCTATCCCCTTCTGGTCGAGGCGCTGCAGTTCAAGAAGGTCTCGGTCGGGCCCCCCTATTACAATACCGTCTTCATGCCGGTGGCGCTCGGCCTTGTTTTTCTGATGGGGATCGGACCGTATATTCCATGGCGGAAGGCGTCGGCCCAGAATCTGAAGGATCTCTTCCTGATGCCGAGCCTGGTCGCCTTGGGAGGGTTGGTCTTCTTCCTGGCCGTCGGCATTCGGCACAGTTACGCCTTGGCCGGATTAACGGTGGTCTGTTTCGTCGCCGTGGCGATTTTCCGCGATTTTGCGAAGATCTCCTCCTTTTGGGCGAAGCGGGAACAGGTCGGTCGTTTGCAGGGATTTCTCACCGCGTACAAAAAGAATCCGAGACGCCTCTCCGGCATCCTGACCCATATCGGCGTGCTCGTCATGATCATCGGCATCATTTTCTCGACCATCTACCAGACCGAGAAGATTTTGATCATGAAGCCGGGGGATGAGGTCGGGCTTGGTTCCTATCGGCTTAAATTGATCCGGTTGTACGGCGCCCAAGGGGTCAATTGGGAGGCCCAGGAGGGACTCTTCAATGTCTACAAGGGGGAGGCCCTGATCGCGCAGCTCCGTCCTCAAAAACGGTTTTATACCGTCTCGCAGACGCCGACCACCGAAACGGCGATTCACCAAGTCCTGATGGGGCATGTGTTCGTGACGATCCCGGAGGTCTCTCCCGACGGAACCTGGGCGCGGGTGCGGGCGCTGCACAACCCCCTGGTCCTCTGGGTCTGGTACGGCGGGGGAATCATGGGGATCGGGGTGATCTTGAACATATTGAGAAAGACCCGGCTGAAAGTAACTGCGGCGCGTCCCCAGGCGGCGGCGCCCGAAGGGGCGGTCTCTCTGCCGCGGCAGGCGCGGGAAGAGGTGTTGCAACATCGGTCGAATCGATGGCAGAGTTTCCTGAATGCCGTCCGGCCGGGGAGGAAAGAAGTATGA